A genome region from Sphaeramia orbicularis chromosome 19, fSphaOr1.1, whole genome shotgun sequence includes the following:
- the LOC115410162 gene encoding acyl-CoA desaturase-like — MTEAETVEKEHKSSNGSNVPPEATREDAFDSSYKEKEGPKPPRIIVWRNVFLMLLLHIGAAYGIFLIPTASPLTLLWSLFCFVLSALGITAGAHRLWSHRSYKASLPLRIFLCIANSMAFQNDIFEWARDHRVHHKYSETDADPHNAVRGFFFAHIGWLLVRKHPDVITKGRKLELKDLMADKVVMFQRKYYKLSVLLMCFFIPMSVPWYLWGESLWVGYFIPAVLRYTLVLNATWLVNSAAHMWGNRPYDKNISPRENRFVTFSAIGEGFHNYHHTFPYDYATSEFGCKLNLTTAFIDFMCFLGLAKDCKRVSREQVLARKQRTGDGSHRSG, encoded by the exons ATGACGGAGGCGGAGACGGTGGAGAAGGAGCACAAGTCCAGCAACGGCAGCAATGTTCCTCCAGAGGCCACCAGAGAAGATGCGTTTGATTCCTCATACAAAGAGAAAGAAGGCCCTAAACCTCCCAGGATCATCGTATGGAGAAACGTCTTCCTGATGCTTCTGTTGCATATAGGTGCAGCGTACGGCATCTTCCTCATCCCCACAGCATCTCCTTTGACCTTGCTTTGGT CTCTATTTTGTTTTGTGCTAAGTGCTTTAGGAATCACTGCAGGAGCTCATCGTCTGTGGAGTCACAGATCCTACAAGGCTTCGTTACCTCTGAGGATCTTTCTCTGTATCGCTAACTCCATGGCATTCCAG AATGATATCTTTGAATGGGCTAGAGATCACAGGGTTCACCACAAATATTCAGAGACAGACGCTGACCCTCACAACGCCGTGCGGGGGTTCTTTTTTGCTCACATCGGGTGGCTCCTGGTGCGCAAACACCCTGATGTCATCACAAAAGGACGGAAGCTGGAGCTGAAAGACCTGATGGCTGACAAAGTTGTGATGTTTCAAAGGAA GTATTATAAGCTATCTGTGCTGCTCATGTGCTTCTTCATACCCATGTCTGTGCCTTGGTACCTGTGGGGGGAATCCCTGTGGGTGGGCTACTTCATCCCGGCTGTGCTGAGGTACACCTTGGTGCTTAACGCTACCTGGCTGGTCAACAGCGCCGCTCACATGTGGGGGAACAGACCCTATGACAAGAACATCAGCCCCAGAGAGAATAGGTTCGTCACGTTCAGTGCAATAG GTGAAGGATTTCACAACTACCACCACACTTTCCCGTACGACTATGCAACCAGCGAGTTTGGCTGCAAGTTGAACCTCACCACCGCGTTCATCGACTTCATGTGTTTCTTGGGCCTGGCCAAGGACTGCAAAAGAGTGTCCCGAGAGCAGGTCCTGGCCCGGAAACAACGCACGGGAGACGGCAGCCACCGAAGTGGCTGA